The following proteins come from a genomic window of Streptomyces liliiviolaceus:
- a CDS encoding sensor histidine kinase produces the protein MSNGANPLAFLGGSGNPHGGSVATTQGPAQLQLRRRFARLAAVLRAAGALGAALVAVVGFAPPARSVWVAVAVVGLLLWSGLFTVLTLRPHPRTWLYAGDTVIVVALCLAQGGLVPAEVLQASAGSGWIDMVARTGVLIAQFTLRLPLAAASTIAIATAHAVGAGLRDASVVLVLQGLLAAAVVALLRRGARRADLALSEEASARAAERARSAARSDELDQQRLLHDTVLATLTMVGTGSITRGSAALPQRAAADLAVIEGLQAHPDTARAVARGPAPLDVALRTVVLTRHVGLPALDVEFDVPPLDLPHEVVEALAHGAAEALANVSRHAGTRAARVAARRVGEGGVAVEVRDSGRGFDPAAVPAHRRGLRESVQGRMTAVGGSARVTSSPGSGTRVVLRWEP, from the coding sequence GTGAGCAACGGGGCGAATCCCCTTGCCTTTCTCGGCGGAAGCGGGAATCCCCACGGTGGAAGCGTCGCTACGACGCAAGGGCCCGCCCAGCTCCAACTCCGGCGCCGGTTCGCGCGCCTGGCCGCTGTCCTGCGTGCGGCCGGTGCCCTCGGCGCGGCCCTGGTCGCCGTGGTCGGCTTCGCACCGCCCGCCCGGTCGGTGTGGGTGGCCGTCGCGGTCGTCGGACTGCTGTTGTGGAGCGGCCTGTTCACCGTTCTGACACTGAGGCCGCATCCTCGTACCTGGCTCTACGCCGGTGACACCGTCATCGTCGTGGCGCTCTGCCTGGCGCAGGGCGGCCTGGTCCCGGCCGAGGTCCTGCAAGCCAGTGCGGGCTCCGGATGGATCGACATGGTCGCCCGCACCGGAGTGCTCATCGCCCAGTTCACGCTGCGCCTGCCGCTGGCGGCGGCCTCGACGATCGCCATCGCGACGGCCCACGCGGTGGGCGCCGGCCTACGGGACGCCTCCGTGGTGCTGGTGCTCCAGGGGCTGCTCGCCGCCGCCGTCGTGGCCCTGCTGCGACGCGGAGCGCGAAGGGCGGACCTCGCGCTGTCCGAGGAGGCGTCCGCCCGCGCGGCGGAACGTGCCCGGTCCGCCGCCCGCAGCGACGAGTTGGACCAGCAGCGACTGCTGCACGACACCGTGCTCGCCACGCTCACCATGGTGGGCACCGGCAGCATCACCCGTGGCTCCGCCGCGCTGCCGCAACGGGCCGCGGCCGACCTGGCCGTCATCGAGGGCCTCCAGGCGCACCCCGACACGGCACGCGCCGTGGCACGCGGCCCGGCACCACTGGATGTCGCGCTGCGTACCGTCGTACTGACGCGGCACGTCGGCCTGCCCGCGTTGGACGTCGAGTTCGACGTGCCGCCGCTGGACCTGCCCCACGAGGTCGTGGAGGCCCTCGCGCACGGCGCCGCCGAGGCCCTGGCCAACGTGTCCCGGCACGCGGGCACCCGCGCCGCCCGGGTCGCGGCCCGACGCGTCGGGGAAGGGGGCGTCGCCGTCGAAGTACGCGACAGCGGACGCGGGTTCGACCCCGCGGCCGTTCCCGCCCACCGGCGCGGTCTGCGCGAATCGGTGCAGGGCAGGATGACCGCCGTGGGCGGCAGCGCCCGTGTCACGTCCTCCCCCGGCTCCGGCACACGCGTCGTGCTGAGGTGGGAACCATGA